From Actinopolyspora lacussalsi, a single genomic window includes:
- a CDS encoding cysteine synthase A (product_source=KO:K01738; cath_funfam=3.40.50.1100; cog=COG0031; ko=KO:K01738; pfam=PF00291; superfamily=53686), protein MKVVSALTAVERLLEQGRVRPGDTLLDSSSGIYAYALALACHRYGLGCHIVGSTTIDSTLYNQLVLLGCRLEQVEPSADLKLDQSLRVRRVRQLLDENPHYHWMRQYHDDIHCLGYRPIADRIRTELDGEALTIVGGVGSGASTGALARYLRGAGTDVGLVGVQPFGSITFGAEHVSDSEMIIAGIGSSIPFGNVEHTAYDTLHWISFDTALSASTDLLRRHAVFAGLSSGAAYLAAHWERYVRSSGPVLFIAADTGHRYNEAVFSRAESARDISELAPHPAVDTAELKMPWSRMCWDRAEAPPNARSEEEREAMPVKWS, encoded by the coding sequence ATGAAAGTCGTCTCCGCCCTGACGGCGGTCGAGCGATTGCTCGAACAGGGGCGTGTGCGTCCCGGGGACACCCTGCTGGACAGTTCGAGCGGCATCTACGCCTACGCGCTCGCGCTCGCCTGCCACAGGTACGGACTCGGGTGCCACATCGTCGGCTCGACGACCATCGATTCCACGCTGTACAACCAACTCGTCCTGCTGGGCTGCCGTCTGGAGCAGGTCGAACCGTCGGCGGATCTCAAACTCGACCAGAGTCTGCGGGTGCGTCGCGTGCGACAACTGCTGGACGAGAACCCGCACTACCACTGGATGCGGCAGTACCACGACGACATTCACTGTCTCGGATATCGCCCGATCGCGGATCGCATCCGCACCGAACTGGACGGTGAAGCACTCACGATCGTCGGCGGCGTCGGTTCCGGCGCCTCCACGGGGGCGCTGGCCAGGTATCTCCGCGGCGCCGGAACGGATGTCGGGCTGGTGGGTGTTCAACCGTTCGGCAGCATCACTTTCGGCGCCGAACACGTCTCCGACAGCGAGATGATCATCGCCGGGATCGGCAGTTCCATCCCGTTCGGCAATGTCGAGCACACCGCCTACGACACACTGCACTGGATCTCCTTCGACACCGCGCTGTCGGCGAGCACGGACCTGCTGCGCAGGCACGCCGTGTTCGCGGGGTTGTCCAGCGGCGCGGCGTACCTGGCAGCACACTGGGAGCGATACGTCCGGTCGTCGGGGCCGGTGCTGTTCATCGCCGCCGACACCGGGCACCGCTACAACGAGGCGGTGTTCTCCCGGGCCGAGTCGGCGAGGGACATCTCCGAGCTCGCACCGCATCCGGCGGTCGACACCGCGGAGCTCAAGATGCCGTGGTCGCGGATGTGCTGGGACCGTGCGGAAGCACCGCCCAACGCGCGCAGCGAGGAGGAACGAGAGGCGATGCCGGTGAAGTGGTCCTGA